Proteins co-encoded in one Sediminispirochaeta bajacaliforniensis DSM 16054 genomic window:
- a CDS encoding branched-chain amino acid ABC transporter permease produces the protein MKLDFFLGLLLGGLTRGSIYALLALGYTMVYGIIQLINFAHGEIYMIGAFTALIVAGVLTLSGMPTLAIFAIALVVAVVYAMGYGYTIEKMAYKPLRQAPRLSVLISAIGMSMFLQNYVLLAQTSDFQPFPALIPEFAFLEPYRKIISSSQLFILITTAIVMVLLTILIRYTRTGKAMRATSQDKTMAMLVGINVNKVISTTFIIGSGTAALGGLLISSHIGQINFYIGFIAGIKAFVAAVLGGIGSIPGAVLGSFVLGMTESFGTGLVSSDYEDVFAFVFLILILIFRPEGLLGRSTKQKV, from the coding sequence ATGAAACTGGATTTTTTTCTTGGGCTTCTCCTCGGAGGGCTCACCCGCGGCAGTATTTACGCGCTGCTTGCACTCGGATACACCATGGTCTACGGTATCATCCAGCTGATCAACTTCGCTCACGGAGAAATATATATGATCGGGGCCTTTACCGCCTTGATTGTCGCAGGGGTGCTTACCCTCAGCGGTATGCCGACGTTGGCAATTTTTGCGATTGCCTTGGTTGTAGCGGTAGTCTATGCAATGGGCTACGGCTACACCATTGAGAAGATGGCCTATAAGCCGCTTCGTCAGGCACCTCGTCTCTCCGTTCTGATCAGCGCTATCGGAATGTCGATGTTTCTGCAAAATTATGTGCTGTTGGCACAAACTTCGGACTTTCAGCCCTTTCCGGCTTTGATTCCCGAGTTTGCCTTTCTCGAACCCTATCGAAAGATCATTAGTTCGAGCCAGCTTTTTATCCTGATAACCACGGCAATCGTCATGGTTCTGCTTACGATTTTAATTAGGTACACAAGGACCGGTAAGGCAATGCGTGCAACCAGTCAGGATAAGACCATGGCCATGCTTGTCGGTATAAACGTTAATAAGGTGATCTCAACCACCTTTATTATCGGTTCCGGTACCGCGGCTCTCGGCGGTCTTCTGATCAGCTCGCATATAGGACAAATAAATTTCTATATCGGTTTTATTGCCGGAATAAAGGCCTTTGTGGCGGCCGTACTGGGAGGAATTGGTTCAATTCCCGGGGCCGTTCTCGGTAGCTTTGTGCTCGGTATGACCGAGAGCTTCGGAACTGGACTGGTATCAAGTGACTACGAAGATGTTTTTGCTTTCGTCTTTCTGATTCTGATCCTGATTTTCCGTCCCGAGGGGCTGCTCGGACGGTCGACAAAACAGAAAGTGTAA
- a CDS encoding branched-chain amino acid ABC transporter substrate-binding protein, with amino-acid sequence MRRGRIFLILLIVFLTLGMVSCKKKDSDTIKIGVAGAHSGDLASYGLPTVKAAELVVKDANANGGILGRQVELVIEDDVCKPEVATNTASKLVGEKVVGVIGHICSGATKAALGIYKDSNIFAISPSATNPPLTQSGDYPNFFRTIASDDAQARLEVDFALDTLGFTKIAVLHDKGDYGKGLAEFAKGFLEKDDRAEVVLYEGVTPGAVDYTAVINKIEASGAQAIIFGGYHPEASKIVGQMRKAGMDTVFISDDGVKDDTFIKVAGEYAEGVYATGPKDTTNNPLAKKAIKEHQDTYGEDPGAFYLNAYAATLAVLNAIEAAGATDYDAVTNALRTEWVETPLGKIRFDEKGDAIGIGFSMYQVRNGAYVEIK; translated from the coding sequence ATGCGTAGAGGTAGAATTTTTCTTATCCTGCTGATCGTATTTCTTACGTTGGGAATGGTTTCCTGTAAGAAGAAAGACAGTGATACCATCAAGATCGGAGTGGCTGGTGCCCATAGTGGCGACCTTGCTTCTTATGGTCTTCCCACGGTGAAGGCAGCCGAATTGGTTGTCAAAGATGCGAATGCAAATGGAGGTATTCTTGGCCGCCAGGTCGAACTGGTTATCGAGGATGATGTTTGTAAACCTGAAGTCGCGACGAACACCGCAAGTAAGCTGGTTGGTGAAAAAGTTGTCGGTGTTATCGGACATATCTGCTCGGGAGCAACAAAAGCCGCTCTCGGTATCTACAAAGATTCAAATATTTTTGCCATCTCTCCGTCGGCGACGAATCCCCCGCTGACTCAAAGCGGGGATTATCCCAACTTTTTCAGAACAATTGCTTCCGACGATGCCCAGGCCCGTCTTGAGGTTGATTTTGCTCTTGATACCCTTGGCTTTACAAAGATTGCTGTGTTGCACGATAAGGGCGATTACGGAAAGGGTCTTGCCGAGTTTGCCAAAGGCTTTCTCGAAAAGGATGACCGGGCCGAGGTTGTGCTCTACGAAGGTGTGACTCCTGGCGCCGTTGATTACACCGCAGTTATCAACAAGATTGAGGCCTCCGGTGCCCAGGCCATCATTTTCGGCGGGTATCACCCTGAGGCATCCAAGATTGTTGGTCAGATGCGAAAGGCCGGAATGGATACCGTCTTCATTTCCGATGATGGTGTAAAAGATGATACCTTTATCAAGGTTGCCGGCGAATATGCCGAGGGTGTATACGCAACCGGTCCCAAAGACACCACCAATAACCCCCTTGCCAAAAAGGCGATCAAGGAGCATCAGGATACATATGGCGAAGATCCCGGAGCATTCTATTTGAATGCATATGCGGCGACTTTGGCTGTGTTGAATGCCATCGAAGCTGCCGGGGCGACCGATTACGATGCCGTTACCAATGCCCTGCGGACAGAGTGGGTGGAAACGCCTCTTGGGAAGATCCGCTTTGATGAAAAGGGTGATGCAATCGGAATCGGATTTTCCATGTATCAGGTGCGAAACGGCGCCTATGTGGAGATCAAATAA
- the msrA gene encoding peptide-methionine (S)-S-oxide reductase MsrA: MREEVIVLGGGCFWCMEAIFRRVEGILRVTNGYAGGRDPEPTYEKVCSGTTGYAEVVEIRFDADRLSLKDILELFWKAHDPTTRDRQGADIGSQYRSVIFFTESHQQIIARESMQELYDLGPYENPIVTELLPLSQFHPAEAYHQDYYARNSFAPYCRMVIAPKLKRLEADGTGS, translated from the coding sequence ATGAGGGAAGAGGTTATTGTTCTTGGCGGCGGCTGTTTTTGGTGCATGGAAGCGATCTTTCGCCGTGTAGAGGGGATCCTTCGTGTTACGAACGGCTACGCCGGAGGGCGTGATCCTGAACCGACCTATGAAAAGGTGTGTAGCGGTACCACGGGTTACGCCGAAGTTGTCGAGATCCGTTTTGATGCCGATCGGCTTTCCCTGAAAGATATTCTCGAGCTTTTCTGGAAGGCTCATGATCCTACTACACGCGATCGCCAAGGGGCAGACATCGGTTCCCAGTACCGCTCCGTCATTTTTTTTACAGAATCACACCAACAGATTATTGCGAGGGAATCCATGCAAGAGCTTTACGACCTTGGGCCGTACGAAAATCCTATAGTAACCGAGCTCCTGCCGCTTTCTCAGTTCCATCCTGCGGAAGCGTATCATCAGGACTATTATGCCCGTAATTCCTTTGCCCCGTATTGCCGGATGGTCATCGCGCCGAAACTGAAAAGACTGGAAGCAGATGGAACCGGTTCCTGA
- a CDS encoding Hsp33 family molecular chaperone HslO, with translation MTNTRPLFMIEVMIEKPIAGKTLSEHLNQLSKDTLDIFLLEDGTLRGAIAHGSMMVNQMRANHDLGVLESYVLGQAYLAAGLLSSAVKGNDRLILSIECGGPIKGLSVETDAKAQVRGYLAQVPIPVEKPLENFDLSPFFGPGFLKITKQLEHAKRPFPGQIMLRSGNLAEDLAWYYLESEQTKSFFSLSIQFDNKGDIIGAGGLFLQELPGAKAEALAKVQKTALAMPSLGTAFSEGASGSELVNRTMGKHSPQILGSRPLRFFCSCSKERFGAFLAGMQGLQQEEILKDSDFPLRVECHNCGSVYEFSRVECEELFSN, from the coding sequence TTGACAAATACCCGTCCCCTCTTCATGATCGAGGTCATGATCGAAAAACCTATTGCAGGAAAAACGTTATCGGAACACCTCAATCAGCTTTCTAAGGATACCCTTGATATATTCCTTCTGGAAGATGGCACGCTTCGTGGAGCCATCGCACATGGCAGTATGATGGTGAATCAAATGCGGGCCAACCACGACCTTGGGGTTCTGGAAAGCTATGTACTCGGTCAAGCCTACCTTGCGGCAGGATTACTCTCCTCCGCTGTAAAGGGAAACGACAGGCTGATCCTTTCTATTGAATGCGGTGGTCCCATCAAAGGGCTGAGTGTGGAAACCGACGCAAAGGCACAAGTCAGGGGGTATCTTGCTCAGGTTCCCATCCCTGTGGAGAAACCCCTGGAAAATTTTGATCTATCACCCTTTTTCGGCCCTGGTTTTCTGAAAATCACAAAGCAGCTGGAACATGCGAAAAGGCCCTTCCCGGGGCAGATCATGCTGCGAAGCGGGAATCTTGCCGAAGATTTGGCCTGGTACTATCTCGAATCGGAACAGACGAAGAGTTTCTTTTCATTGAGCATCCAGTTCGACAACAAAGGGGATATTATCGGCGCCGGGGGCCTTTTCCTTCAAGAACTTCCCGGAGCCAAAGCCGAGGCACTGGCAAAGGTACAGAAGACGGCCCTCGCCATGCCGTCGCTCGGAACCGCTTTTTCAGAGGGAGCAAGCGGTTCCGAGCTTGTCAATCGGACAATGGGAAAGCATTCGCCCCAAATCCTTGGCAGTCGTCCTCTTCGTTTTTTCTGTAGCTGCTCGAAAGAACGGTTCGGAGCTTTTCTTGCCGGCATGCAGGGACTCCAGCAGGAAGAGATTCTTAAAGATTCTGATTTTCCCCTTCGGGTTGAATGCCATAACTGCGGTTCGGTCTATGAGTTCAGCAGAGTAGAATGTGAAGAGCTGTTTTCGAATTAA
- a CDS encoding MFS transporter, translated as MFLNLYRGLPRSVYALFGARIVNRMGDFVRTFLTLYLTRALGLPTALSGTFVMLSAMASSVGAFAAGHFVDSYGRRRIILTSQLASALLIGSCGFLPTGTYIPWLLIAGTFFMGAIRPAVNAVVADITEADRRQSAYGLLYLGTNIGVAVGPMIAGFLFHHYIRWIFIGDAVSTLIAMAVVFSLVPETIPHAGYASSGNTPDIEDLERPERGTFLSILLRRPQLLVFALLGVCINLIYSQHSFALPLYLDSLFGGAGAAQFGLLMSFNAVTVLVATTLVLGATARFPASFNMGLGALCYLTGFGMLAFVSAFTSFGFFFLSTCIWTVGEILVVTNYQVFVASNTPLTHRGRFNGTMNLSFGIGNMLGPPVAGFFLAHVLFSSFWLFVAGASLIVATGYYLLYLRTGVKRRAA; from the coding sequence ATGTTTTTAAACCTATACCGGGGCTTACCGCGTTCCGTCTACGCCCTTTTTGGTGCGAGAATCGTCAACCGAATGGGTGATTTCGTGCGGACTTTTCTCACCCTCTATCTGACTCGGGCCCTCGGCCTGCCTACTGCACTTTCCGGTACCTTTGTCATGCTCTCGGCAATGGCATCTTCCGTTGGGGCCTTTGCTGCAGGGCATTTCGTGGATAGCTATGGTCGTCGGCGTATCATCTTGACTTCTCAGCTCGCTTCTGCTCTTTTGATTGGGAGCTGCGGTTTTCTTCCGACTGGCACCTATATTCCCTGGCTTCTAATCGCAGGAACCTTCTTTATGGGAGCGATTCGACCTGCGGTGAACGCCGTGGTAGCAGATATTACCGAGGCCGACAGGAGGCAGAGTGCCTATGGTCTCTTATACCTGGGAACAAATATAGGGGTGGCCGTCGGACCTATGATAGCCGGTTTTCTTTTCCATCACTATATTCGGTGGATTTTTATCGGCGATGCCGTAAGTACCCTTATTGCAATGGCAGTTGTTTTTTCCCTTGTACCGGAGACCATACCACATGCGGGATATGCCTCCTCAGGCAATACACCGGATATAGAGGATCTTGAACGGCCGGAACGTGGTACCTTTTTGTCTATTTTGCTCCGGCGCCCGCAACTCTTGGTTTTTGCCTTGCTCGGTGTGTGTATTAATCTCATCTATTCTCAGCACTCTTTTGCCTTACCTCTGTACCTCGATTCTTTGTTTGGCGGTGCAGGGGCTGCCCAATTCGGCTTGCTTATGAGTTTCAATGCGGTGACGGTCCTGGTGGCAACGACGCTTGTGCTGGGGGCAACGGCTCGGTTTCCGGCTTCCTTCAACATGGGGTTAGGCGCGCTTTGCTACCTTACCGGTTTCGGCATGCTTGCCTTTGTTTCTGCTTTCACTTCCTTTGGTTTCTTTTTCCTTTCGACATGTATCTGGACCGTTGGAGAGATTCTGGTCGTTACAAACTACCAGGTCTTTGTCGCCTCGAACACTCCGCTTACTCATAGAGGAAGGTTTAACGGCACTATGAACCTCTCCTTCGGTATCGGCAATATGCTGGGGCCTCCGGTGGCCGGATTTTTTCTTGCTCACGTCTTGTTTTCTTCTTTCTGGCTCTTCGTGGCCGGCGCCTCTTTGATCGTTGCCACCGGTTATTATCTTTTATATCTCCGCACCGGAGTAAAAAGGAGGGCAGCATGA
- a CDS encoding Cof-type HAD-IIB family hydrolase, producing MNEQSTVRLLAVDLDDTLLREDLTISDDNKQALIKAEEAGVTVLLASGRVFEAMHHYADELGMTARPGYLISNNGGTITRSATGELVSRKTIEPGLAQQIYEAVKTRSFPTEIYRGRSVYVDRDNSWTDIDCSLSGLTKKIVPDFAKTLAEEPPVKIVVPGDPEALETVQAELTEMFGDTLTIFTSKPFFLEMLPKDADKGQALAYLAQSLGIAREEVMAIGDSCNDLAMIQWAGIGVAMVNGNEAVKAEATYVTSRTNEENGVAEAVEHFILH from the coding sequence ATGAATGAACAATCAACGGTTCGCCTTCTCGCGGTCGACCTCGACGATACACTGTTACGAGAAGATCTGACCATTAGCGACGACAACAAACAGGCTCTTATTAAAGCTGAAGAGGCAGGAGTTACGGTACTGCTTGCATCGGGCAGAGTGTTCGAGGCAATGCATCACTATGCAGATGAATTGGGTATGACAGCCCGCCCCGGATATCTTATCAGCAACAACGGCGGAACCATCACCAGAAGTGCTACGGGAGAATTGGTATCTCGTAAGACAATAGAACCCGGCCTTGCACAACAAATCTATGAGGCTGTCAAGACAAGAAGTTTTCCGACCGAAATTTACCGGGGTAGATCTGTCTACGTCGACAGAGACAATAGCTGGACGGACATCGACTGCTCCTTATCTGGTTTGACAAAAAAAATAGTACCGGATTTTGCAAAGACATTGGCCGAAGAGCCTCCGGTAAAGATAGTGGTTCCAGGGGATCCCGAAGCACTCGAAACGGTACAGGCAGAACTTACCGAGATGTTCGGTGATACCCTAACGATTTTTACCTCAAAACCTTTTTTCCTCGAAATGCTGCCAAAGGATGCGGATAAGGGCCAGGCCCTTGCCTATCTTGCACAAAGTCTGGGAATTGCCAGGGAGGAGGTCATGGCTATCGGCGATTCGTGTAACGACCTGGCAATGATTCAATGGGCAGGTATCGGTGTTGCCATGGTGAATGGAAACGAAGCAGTAAAAGCAGAGGCCACCTACGTTACCAGCAGAACAAATGAAGAAAACGGGGTTGCCGAAGCAGTTGAACATTTTATTTTACACTGA
- a CDS encoding TrmB family transcriptional regulator, whose product MKSDIEETLSYFKEMGFTEYEAKVYLSLLAEHPASAYTISQNSGVPHSRVYDVTRRLIKQGLAASSGTKPELFSPLSPGELIEKLRREYEVFTDELEKRLTSGNFVSDFDPVWNLPNQSKAIELAKDLIGRAKSTIYIGIWQEELGTLEKALHKAEKRGIKVFMLLYGEKKPNFGEVYLHETENMDSYSELGHTLDCTVDSTWCITGTLGGQLPCQIVWTKNRGLVQSIQSYISHDFYLAEVTHHFGDQMDRLFGKNLTRLRKKFS is encoded by the coding sequence ATGAAATCTGATATTGAAGAGACTCTTTCCTATTTCAAGGAGATGGGATTCACCGAATATGAAGCAAAAGTCTATCTTTCACTGTTGGCAGAACATCCGGCAAGTGCCTATACCATCAGCCAGAATTCAGGGGTACCGCACAGCCGTGTCTACGATGTCACCCGCAGACTGATAAAGCAGGGGCTTGCGGCAAGCAGCGGGACAAAGCCGGAACTCTTCAGTCCCCTTTCTCCCGGAGAACTCATTGAAAAGCTGAGGCGTGAGTATGAAGTGTTCACCGACGAGCTTGAAAAGCGGCTTACTTCAGGGAATTTCGTTTCAGATTTTGATCCGGTTTGGAATCTTCCCAATCAGTCGAAGGCAATAGAGCTTGCAAAGGATCTGATCGGTCGAGCAAAATCGACAATTTACATCGGTATCTGGCAGGAAGAACTGGGGACACTCGAAAAGGCATTGCACAAAGCGGAAAAACGGGGCATCAAGGTCTTCATGCTGCTATACGGTGAGAAAAAACCGAATTTTGGAGAGGTTTATCTCCACGAAACCGAAAATATGGACTCTTATTCGGAACTGGGCCACACTCTGGACTGCACCGTAGACTCAACCTGGTGCATCACCGGCACACTCGGAGGACAACTCCCCTGCCAAATTGTCTGGACGAAAAACAGGGGACTTGTCCAGTCGATCCAGAGTTATATCTCTCACGACTTCTATCTTGCAGAGGTAACCCACCATTTCGGCGATCAGATGGACCGGCTTTTCGGAAAAAATCTCACCAGACTCAGGAAGAAATTCTCCTAA
- a CDS encoding CapA family protein, with product MRIIGRIAAIFTALVLINGATIILTEYGHEDSHLPPPQEVVIPPERIDLLFAGDLMAHDVNFNMADYTDIYQEMKPTIEHADLAFINLETPVYEKVPYTSFPRFNVHQDYVQAAVDAGFDIFALANNHSADQEAPGIIATLELMRKLAAEEGIAYSGLRMHQRSPITPTTVKAGNWSIGFISITSFINVWSGHELIYLTDYYRNEALRKEFLDYIRTIKPLYQILVIAVHDGAEYSNTPLERKKVFFRELAEAGADVVWGNHSHVLQPWERFTKIDGTSAVLIYSMGNFISGQTWNIDPADYKNEKNATGDSCLLNITFTKEPGKRAISRSITPYLAFNYRDPVKGMIVRPYDKIIGDEGVPKAWKDFYRERKRLLSWFLRPDQPSS from the coding sequence ATGCGTATCATTGGCCGAATTGCAGCTATTTTCACTGCACTTGTCCTCATCAACGGAGCGACCATCATCCTGACAGAGTACGGTCATGAAGATTCACATCTTCCACCGCCACAGGAGGTGGTGATCCCACCGGAACGTATCGACCTTCTTTTCGCCGGAGATCTTATGGCACATGATGTCAATTTCAACATGGCAGATTACACCGACATCTATCAAGAAATGAAGCCGACCATTGAACATGCCGATCTGGCCTTTATAAATCTCGAAACGCCTGTGTATGAAAAAGTCCCCTATACAAGCTTTCCAAGGTTTAATGTTCATCAAGATTACGTACAGGCGGCCGTGGATGCCGGTTTCGATATCTTTGCCCTGGCAAATAATCACAGTGCCGACCAAGAAGCCCCTGGCATAATCGCGACTCTCGAACTCATGCGAAAGTTGGCCGCGGAAGAGGGTATTGCCTACTCAGGCCTCAGAATGCATCAACGTTCACCTATCACCCCCACCACGGTTAAGGCTGGTAATTGGAGCATCGGTTTTATCAGTATCACAAGCTTTATCAATGTATGGAGCGGCCACGAACTGATTTACCTGACCGATTATTACCGAAATGAGGCCCTAAGAAAAGAGTTCCTGGACTATATTCGTACCATAAAACCTCTCTATCAAATCCTTGTCATTGCTGTACACGATGGAGCCGAATACAGTAACACCCCTCTCGAACGAAAAAAGGTGTTTTTCAGGGAGCTTGCCGAAGCGGGAGCGGATGTGGTCTGGGGCAACCACAGTCATGTGCTCCAGCCCTGGGAACGCTTTACGAAAATAGATGGGACCTCGGCAGTTCTCATCTATTCCATGGGCAATTTCATCAGCGGGCAAACTTGGAATATCGACCCGGCCGACTATAAAAATGAGAAAAATGCGACAGGAGATTCCTGTCTCCTGAATATCACCTTTACAAAAGAGCCGGGGAAGAGGGCAATTTCCCGGAGCATAACCCCGTATCTTGCCTTTAACTATCGGGATCCTGTAAAGGGTATGATAGTTCGTCCCTACGATAAGATCATCGGTGACGAAGGTGTTCCGAAAGCGTGGAAAGATTTTTACCGGGAACGGAAGCGGCTTCTTTCGTGGTTCCTTCGCCCTGATCAGCCCTCGTCGTGA
- a CDS encoding tetratricopeptide repeat protein has protein sequence MDFREDRPEIDALLEEADEAFDKGEFDMAVRRYSDVLRIDFEHVGALMNRGAAYHSLGQYEKALEDDLRALEYDTEDEKLFFNTGLVLNALERNEESLEYYDQALRLRFDYGLAYYARANTLAYLDRHEEAVEDYAKADRFGVEYDDIYRFWGLSCEKCGRYQDAVDLYERAMDEVHDESVLCRIGYCFWMMGDYRAAEGFLHRAIGIDFGEGDACITLLALYSEQKRFSERDAVFRMLSGSEDGMSP, from the coding sequence ATGGATTTTCGGGAAGATAGACCGGAGATCGATGCGCTGCTGGAAGAGGCCGACGAGGCTTTCGATAAGGGTGAATTCGATATGGCGGTGAGACGGTACAGTGATGTCCTGCGTATCGATTTCGAACATGTAGGTGCCCTCATGAATCGGGGAGCCGCATATCACAGCCTTGGCCAGTATGAGAAAGCGCTTGAAGATGATCTCAGGGCCCTTGAATACGATACGGAAGACGAGAAGCTTTTTTTCAATACGGGACTTGTTCTCAACGCTCTGGAACGAAATGAAGAGTCGCTTGAATACTACGATCAGGCGCTCCGTCTTCGTTTCGACTACGGATTGGCCTATTATGCCCGTGCCAATACTCTTGCGTATCTTGATCGCCATGAAGAGGCAGTGGAGGACTATGCCAAGGCTGACCGTTTCGGCGTGGAATATGACGATATTTATCGTTTTTGGGGCCTGAGCTGTGAAAAATGCGGCCGTTATCAGGACGCTGTTGACCTTTATGAGCGGGCGATGGATGAGGTGCATGACGAATCCGTACTCTGCCGTATCGGTTATTGTTTTTGGATGATGGGTGATTATCGTGCTGCGGAAGGTTTTCTCCATCGTGCGATCGGTATTGATTTTGGAGAGGGGGATGCTTGCATAACATTGCTTGCCCTCTACAGCGAGCAAAAACGCTTTTCCGAACGTGATGCTGTTTTCAGGATGCTTTCGGGATCTGAGGATGGGATGTCGCCATGA
- the hydA gene encoding dihydropyrimidinase, whose translation MYDLVIKNGTVVNSWGMIEADVAVSSETIVAVGLGLSGKREIDAGGKLVIPGAVDTHVHLSLDLGGGLISSDDFFTGTRAAAFGGTTTVVPFVHPESGETMESAFRRRQNEAEGDVVVDYGWHMNIGPDAFKEPGGLQAAVNRIKSFGIVTFKLYMAYGYRLSDSQLFQAMEAVGRAGGLSVVHAENWDLISFLVERAVHAGEHHPRWHEKCRPSSFEAEAVSKVAAIAAYLSFPAEIFHVGNRAVSRTIEDARKKNIPLFGETCPQYLFLTTDAFEREGVEGAYPVCSPPIRPEADRTAMWDALSSGALQIVSTDHCPFLAEEKERGLGTGFHKIPGGVPSIEMRLSALYSEGVRSGYISPEQWIDVCCAAPARLHGFDRKGEIAPGKDADIVIFDPEKEHCLTAETLHERCGWTPYEGMKLVGKVESTLVRGRAVIDKGSFVGAAGMGKYISRSGIDARLH comes from the coding sequence ATGTATGATCTTGTAATCAAAAATGGCACGGTTGTTAATAGCTGGGGTATGATCGAGGCCGATGTCGCCGTCTCTTCCGAGACGATCGTCGCCGTCGGTCTCGGGCTTTCCGGTAAACGGGAAATTGATGCCGGTGGCAAATTGGTTATCCCCGGTGCTGTGGATACCCATGTCCATCTTTCACTTGATCTTGGGGGCGGTCTGATTTCTTCCGATGATTTTTTCACCGGTACTCGTGCGGCAGCCTTCGGCGGTACCACTACGGTTGTTCCCTTTGTTCATCCGGAGTCTGGGGAGACTATGGAATCGGCTTTTCGCAGACGGCAAAATGAGGCTGAAGGGGATGTCGTTGTCGATTATGGCTGGCACATGAACATCGGCCCCGATGCTTTCAAAGAACCGGGAGGTCTCCAGGCGGCAGTTAATCGGATAAAATCTTTTGGCATCGTTACCTTCAAGCTTTATATGGCCTATGGTTATCGACTCTCCGACAGCCAACTCTTTCAGGCAATGGAGGCTGTCGGTCGTGCAGGGGGGCTGTCGGTAGTTCATGCCGAAAACTGGGACTTGATTTCTTTTTTGGTCGAACGTGCGGTACATGCCGGTGAACACCATCCCCGTTGGCATGAAAAGTGTCGTCCCTCTTCCTTTGAAGCTGAGGCGGTCTCGAAGGTTGCGGCGATTGCCGCTTACCTCTCCTTTCCTGCGGAAATCTTTCATGTCGGAAATCGTGCCGTTTCCAGGACCATTGAGGATGCCCGTAAAAAGAATATCCCCCTATTCGGAGAGACCTGTCCGCAGTATCTATTTCTCACCACCGATGCCTTTGAACGTGAGGGCGTCGAAGGGGCATATCCCGTTTGTTCTCCTCCGATACGTCCGGAGGCCGACCGCACCGCCATGTGGGACGCTCTGTCTTCGGGCGCATTGCAGATTGTATCGACCGATCACTGCCCCTTCTTGGCGGAAGAAAAAGAAAGAGGATTGGGAACCGGCTTTCATAAGATTCCCGGAGGGGTTCCCTCCATCGAAATGCGGCTGTCTGCTCTCTACAGCGAAGGGGTTCGTAGCGGGTACATATCACCTGAACAATGGATCGATGTGTGTTGTGCCGCTCCGGCCCGACTTCACGGCTTTGACCGAAAAGGTGAGATTGCTCCGGGGAAAGATGCCGATATCGTGATTTTCGATCCTGAGAAAGAGCATTGCCTGACGGCCGAAACCCTTCATGAGCGCTGTGGATGGACCCCGTATGAGGGAATGAAACTGGTTGGAAAGGTTGAAAGCACCCTTGTTCGGGGGCGTGCTGTTATTGATAAAGGAAGCTTTGTAGGTGCCGCAGGAATGGGGAAATATATCAGCCGCAGCGGTATTGACGCCCGCCTCCACTGA